TTATCATTTATATGCAGTGCTGGTTTGAGCCTGCTTATTGCAACCCACAAAAAGGCAGAGCCAAAGAATTTAAAAATAGTTATTACCGGATGCAGTGAGGACATAATAAAGTTATTTAAATTAACAGAGCTTGATCAGCATTTACAAATTAAAAATACCATAGAAGAAGCCCGCTTATATATATCTTCACAATGAAAATAATAGCTTGTTTAGGAAATCCTGGGAAAAAATACGCTGGTAATCGCCATAATGTTGGCATGATTGCTGGTATGGAAATTGCAAAAAATTATTCTATTGCAATAAATAAAAAAGAGCATGATGCCATTACCGGTACAGGCATTATTGAAGGATGCGATTGTTTGTTTGTACTTCCTCAAACCTATATGAATAATAGCGGCATGGCAGTACATAAGGTGCTATCATATTATAAAGAAACCCCTGAAAACCTCATTGTGCTGCACGATGAAATAGAACTTCAATTTGGGCATGTAAAAATAAAATTTGGTGGGGGCCATAAAGGACATAACGGTATTCGATCTATTCAGCAATACCTGGGAACCCCCAACTTTTACCGCATACGAATTGGTGTTGGCAGACCACACGATGATACACCGGTTGCAGATTATGTCCTGTCCGATTTTACCACAGAAGAAAAAAATCATTTACACGAACTAACCCATTCGGTACATGCCATCCTGGTAGATTGGCTGCAAGCTTCAAAATAGGCGATAGTACATTTAATTGACTTATTGATGGTATATGGTACATTAATAGTATTAATTGTATTATTAGTGCAAATTAATGTATTGAATGGGCACTAATTTTATAGGTAATACTGAGCTTGTTCTGAGTTTTTTTTTCAGGATTGATTTAGTGCAGTCATCCTGAACTTGATTCAGGATCTCAATGGTAAGAATAAGAGATTCCGGGACAAGTCCGTAATGACGGAGGCAACAGTCATCCTGAACCTGATTCAGGATCTCAATGGTAAGAATAAGGGATTCCGGATCAAGTCCGGAATGACAGTGGGGAGTAAAGATTCCGGGACAAGTCCGGAATGACGGAG
This window of the Spirochaetota bacterium genome carries:
- a CDS encoding STAS domain-containing protein, with the protein product MKITRKSIDGLVILKVEGSLVTEHIKQLEKEIYSALEKKSNIIIDFSELSFICSAGLSLLIATHKKAEPKNLKIVITGCSEDIIKLFKLTELDQHLQIKNTIEEARLYISSQ
- the pth gene encoding aminoacyl-tRNA hydrolase, encoding MKIIACLGNPGKKYAGNRHNVGMIAGMEIAKNYSIAINKKEHDAITGTGIIEGCDCLFVLPQTYMNNSGMAVHKVLSYYKETPENLIVLHDEIELQFGHVKIKFGGGHKGHNGIRSIQQYLGTPNFYRIRIGVGRPHDDTPVADYVLSDFTTEEKNHLHELTHSVHAILVDWLQASK